The following coding sequences lie in one Primulina huaijiensis isolate GDHJ02 chromosome 2, ASM1229523v2, whole genome shotgun sequence genomic window:
- the LOC140971170 gene encoding uncharacterized protein isoform X4: MLTLVSPQLHLAPRFGNSPPYTIASCLSLYYPPQASTRCQTNYKRPGKRWRCKCGTSYSSDQEQFEKEDEEDFQVLVAIQSLYNHIVILDSPSSRLLLLDTTGNIHSILNKGSKWTSSYWDEFATLPPVIPRGPVAIFGLGGGTAAHLMLELWPSLQLEGWEIDEILIDMSRDYLGLSDLEKHNSDGGILKINIGDVFSPSVGITGGYSGIIVDLFANGKVLPQLEEVNWKKMSRKAGENYVALTGPLPDLGVWSACLPSELSSRVYQWKICNNSGILHGCH; encoded by the exons ATGTTGACGCTCGTCTCGCCCCAACTGCATTTGGCTCCTAGATTTGGGAATTCACCTCCATATACTATCGCGTCCTGTTTATCTTTGTATTACCCGCCTCAGGCAAGTACAAGATGTCAAACTAACTATAAAAGACCCGGTAAAAGATGGAGATGCAAGTGTGGCACTAGCTATTCGTCCGATCAGGAACAATTCGAAAAGGAGGACGAAGAAGATTTTCAAGTGCTGGTGGCCATTCAAAGTTTGTACAACCATATTGTAATCCTTGACAGTCCTagttcaaggcttttgcttctCGACACCACTG GTAATATTCACAGCATCCTTAATAAAGGAAGTAAATGGACTAGCTCGTATTGG GATGAGTTTGCTACCTTGCCGCCCGTGATTCCAAGGGGTCCAGTTGCCATCTTTGGCCTG GGTGGAGGAACAGCTGCTCATTTGATGTTGGAATTATGGCCTTCGTTGCAACTCGAGGGGTGGGAGATTGACGAAATT TTGATAGATATGTCGAGAGACTATCTTGGTCTTTCTGATCTCGAGAAGCACAACAGTGATGGTGGGATACTTAAAATTAACATTGGTGATGTGTTTTCTCCATCAGTTGGTATTACTGGAGGATACTCAG GCATCATAGTCGATTTGTTTGCTAATGGGAAGGTTTTGCCACAGTTGGAAGAG GTTAACTGGAAGAAGATGTCGAGAAAAGCTGGTGAAAACTATGTAGCTCTGACTGGGCCTTTGCCAGATTTGGGTGTTTGGTCAGCTTGTCTTCCTAGTGAATTGAGCTCACGTGTTTACCAATGGAAGATCTGTAACAATTCTGGCATTTTGCATGGCTGTCATTGA
- the LOC140971170 gene encoding uncharacterized protein isoform X1: MLTLVSPQLHLAPRFGNSPPYTIASCLSLYYPPQASTRCQTNYKRPGKRWRCKCGTSYSSDQEQFEKEDEEDFQVLVAIQSLYNHIVILDSPSSRLLLLDTTGNIHSILNKGSKWTSSYWDEFATLPPVIPRGPVAIFGLGGGTAAHLMLELWPSLQLEGWEIDEILIDMSRDYLGLSDLEKHNSDGGILKINIGDVFSPSVGITGGYSGIIVDLFANGKVLPQLEEASTWLELYGKLAPNGRIMVNCGAGQNEVQSAGSSVSSSDGSFTDGSWELNATIKACCKAFPGQVNWKKMSRKAGENYVALTGPLPDLGVWSACLPSELSSRVYQWKICNNSGILHGCH, from the exons ATGTTGACGCTCGTCTCGCCCCAACTGCATTTGGCTCCTAGATTTGGGAATTCACCTCCATATACTATCGCGTCCTGTTTATCTTTGTATTACCCGCCTCAGGCAAGTACAAGATGTCAAACTAACTATAAAAGACCCGGTAAAAGATGGAGATGCAAGTGTGGCACTAGCTATTCGTCCGATCAGGAACAATTCGAAAAGGAGGACGAAGAAGATTTTCAAGTGCTGGTGGCCATTCAAAGTTTGTACAACCATATTGTAATCCTTGACAGTCCTagttcaaggcttttgcttctCGACACCACTG GTAATATTCACAGCATCCTTAATAAAGGAAGTAAATGGACTAGCTCGTATTGG GATGAGTTTGCTACCTTGCCGCCCGTGATTCCAAGGGGTCCAGTTGCCATCTTTGGCCTG GGTGGAGGAACAGCTGCTCATTTGATGTTGGAATTATGGCCTTCGTTGCAACTCGAGGGGTGGGAGATTGACGAAATT TTGATAGATATGTCGAGAGACTATCTTGGTCTTTCTGATCTCGAGAAGCACAACAGTGATGGTGGGATACTTAAAATTAACATTGGTGATGTGTTTTCTCCATCAGTTGGTATTACTGGAGGATACTCAG GCATCATAGTCGATTTGTTTGCTAATGGGAAGGTTTTGCCACAGTTGGAAGAG GCTTCAACTTGGTTGGAACTCTATGGTAAATTGGCGCCTAATGGCCGGATTATGGTGAATTGTGGTGCTGGCCAAAACGAAGTACAATCGGCAGGATCTTCTGTATCTAGTAGCGATGGTTCATTCACCGATGGTTCTTGGGAACTGAATGCTACTATCAAGGCGTGTTGCAAAGCCTTTCCTGGACAA GTTAACTGGAAGAAGATGTCGAGAAAAGCTGGTGAAAACTATGTAGCTCTGACTGGGCCTTTGCCAGATTTGGGTGTTTGGTCAGCTTGTCTTCCTAGTGAATTGAGCTCACGTGTTTACCAATGGAAGATCTGTAACAATTCTGGCATTTTGCATGGCTGTCATTGA
- the LOC140971170 gene encoding uncharacterized protein isoform X2: protein MLTLVSPQLHLAPRFGNSPPYTIASCLSLYYPPQASTRCQTNYKRPGKRWRCKCGTSYSSDQEQFEKEDEEDFQVLVAIQSLYNHIVILDSPSSRLLLLDTTGNIHSILNKGSKWTSSYWGGGTAAHLMLELWPSLQLEGWEIDEILIDMSRDYLGLSDLEKHNSDGGILKINIGDVFSPSVGITGGYSGIIVDLFANGKVLPQLEEASTWLELYGKLAPNGRIMVNCGAGQNEVQSAGSSVSSSDGSFTDGSWELNATIKACCKAFPGQVNWKKMSRKAGENYVALTGPLPDLGVWSACLPSELSSRVYQWKICNNSGILHGCH, encoded by the exons ATGTTGACGCTCGTCTCGCCCCAACTGCATTTGGCTCCTAGATTTGGGAATTCACCTCCATATACTATCGCGTCCTGTTTATCTTTGTATTACCCGCCTCAGGCAAGTACAAGATGTCAAACTAACTATAAAAGACCCGGTAAAAGATGGAGATGCAAGTGTGGCACTAGCTATTCGTCCGATCAGGAACAATTCGAAAAGGAGGACGAAGAAGATTTTCAAGTGCTGGTGGCCATTCAAAGTTTGTACAACCATATTGTAATCCTTGACAGTCCTagttcaaggcttttgcttctCGACACCACTG GTAATATTCACAGCATCCTTAATAAAGGAAGTAAATGGACTAGCTCGTATTGG GGTGGAGGAACAGCTGCTCATTTGATGTTGGAATTATGGCCTTCGTTGCAACTCGAGGGGTGGGAGATTGACGAAATT TTGATAGATATGTCGAGAGACTATCTTGGTCTTTCTGATCTCGAGAAGCACAACAGTGATGGTGGGATACTTAAAATTAACATTGGTGATGTGTTTTCTCCATCAGTTGGTATTACTGGAGGATACTCAG GCATCATAGTCGATTTGTTTGCTAATGGGAAGGTTTTGCCACAGTTGGAAGAG GCTTCAACTTGGTTGGAACTCTATGGTAAATTGGCGCCTAATGGCCGGATTATGGTGAATTGTGGTGCTGGCCAAAACGAAGTACAATCGGCAGGATCTTCTGTATCTAGTAGCGATGGTTCATTCACCGATGGTTCTTGGGAACTGAATGCTACTATCAAGGCGTGTTGCAAAGCCTTTCCTGGACAA GTTAACTGGAAGAAGATGTCGAGAAAAGCTGGTGAAAACTATGTAGCTCTGACTGGGCCTTTGCCAGATTTGGGTGTTTGGTCAGCTTGTCTTCCTAGTGAATTGAGCTCACGTGTTTACCAATGGAAGATCTGTAACAATTCTGGCATTTTGCATGGCTGTCATTGA
- the LOC140971170 gene encoding uncharacterized protein isoform X3 has product MLTLVSPQLHLAPRFGNSPPYTIASCLSLYYPPQASTRCQTNYKRPGKRWRCKCGTSYSSDQEQFEKEDEEDFQVLVAIQSLYNHIVILDSPSSRLLLLDTTGNIHSILNKGSKWTSSYWLIDMSRDYLGLSDLEKHNSDGGILKINIGDVFSPSVGITGGYSGIIVDLFANGKVLPQLEEASTWLELYGKLAPNGRIMVNCGAGQNEVQSAGSSVSSSDGSFTDGSWELNATIKACCKAFPGQVNWKKMSRKAGENYVALTGPLPDLGVWSACLPSELSSRVYQWKICNNSGILHGCH; this is encoded by the exons ATGTTGACGCTCGTCTCGCCCCAACTGCATTTGGCTCCTAGATTTGGGAATTCACCTCCATATACTATCGCGTCCTGTTTATCTTTGTATTACCCGCCTCAGGCAAGTACAAGATGTCAAACTAACTATAAAAGACCCGGTAAAAGATGGAGATGCAAGTGTGGCACTAGCTATTCGTCCGATCAGGAACAATTCGAAAAGGAGGACGAAGAAGATTTTCAAGTGCTGGTGGCCATTCAAAGTTTGTACAACCATATTGTAATCCTTGACAGTCCTagttcaaggcttttgcttctCGACACCACTG GTAATATTCACAGCATCCTTAATAAAGGAAGTAAATGGACTAGCTCGTATTGG TTGATAGATATGTCGAGAGACTATCTTGGTCTTTCTGATCTCGAGAAGCACAACAGTGATGGTGGGATACTTAAAATTAACATTGGTGATGTGTTTTCTCCATCAGTTGGTATTACTGGAGGATACTCAG GCATCATAGTCGATTTGTTTGCTAATGGGAAGGTTTTGCCACAGTTGGAAGAG GCTTCAACTTGGTTGGAACTCTATGGTAAATTGGCGCCTAATGGCCGGATTATGGTGAATTGTGGTGCTGGCCAAAACGAAGTACAATCGGCAGGATCTTCTGTATCTAGTAGCGATGGTTCATTCACCGATGGTTCTTGGGAACTGAATGCTACTATCAAGGCGTGTTGCAAAGCCTTTCCTGGACAA GTTAACTGGAAGAAGATGTCGAGAAAAGCTGGTGAAAACTATGTAGCTCTGACTGGGCCTTTGCCAGATTTGGGTGTTTGGTCAGCTTGTCTTCCTAGTGAATTGAGCTCACGTGTTTACCAATGGAAGATCTGTAACAATTCTGGCATTTTGCATGGCTGTCATTGA
- the LOC140971171 gene encoding lipid phosphate phosphatase gamma codes for MSDAIPSVTLKAVTLTHVRYRRGDQIGHFLAWISLVPVFISLGGFVSHFIFRRELQGMFFAIGLLISQFVNEVIKKSVQQARPETCALLEMCDSHGWPSSHSQYMFFFAVYLTLLTRYRIGILIRKQMWTMGILVWPLAVLTMYSRVYLGYHTVAQVFAGAALGAVLGGGWFWVVNNLLWCRFPAIEESAFGRFFYVKDTSHIPNVLKFEYENARAARNHVSYKRSD; via the coding sequence ATGTCGGATGCAATCCCTTCTGTAACCCTAAAGGCCGTAACCCTAACCCACGTCCGGTACCGGAGAGGCGACCAAATCGGACATTTCTTGGCCTGGATTTCTCTGGTCCCTGTCTTCATCAGCCTTGGAGGCTTCGTGTCGCACTTTATCTTTCGCCGCGAGCTGCAAGGCATGTTCTTCGCCATCGGCCTTTTGATTTCGCAATTCGTTAACGAGGTGATCAAGAAATCTGTGCAGCAAGCTAGGCCTGAAACGTGCGCGCTGCTGGAAATGTGCGATTCGCACGGCTGGCCCTCCAGCCATTCTCAGTACATGTTCTTCTTCGCCGTTTATTTAACGCTTTTGACTCGTTATAGGATCGGTATTTTGATCCGGAAGCAAATGTGGACTATGGGTATCTTGGTTTGGCCGCTGGCGGTTCTGACCATGTATTCCAGGGTTTATTTGGGGTACCATACGGTGGCGCAGGTGTTTGCCGGGGCGGCGTTGGGGGCGGTTTTGGGTGGAGGCTGGTTTTGGGTGGTCAATAATCTGCTGTGGTGCCGGTTCCCGGCGATCGAGGAGAGTGCTTTTGGGAGATTCTTTTATGTGAAGGACACTTCACATATTCCAAACGTGCTGAAATTCGAGTACGAGAATGCGAGGGCTGCAAGGAATCACGTGTCTTACAAGAGATCAGATTAA